In the Planctomycetaceae bacterium genome, CGCCGCAAGAAAGCGCGACACAGGAGCGGTTGAATCCGTTTTCTATAAACAGCTCAAACCGGCTTTTGAAAGCCATCGAAATGCCGTTGAGACACTGGTTACTTCGGCTCAGCGGAATTCCGACGCATTAGAAGCCTCGGCCATGACGCTCGTCAGCAGTGCGACATTCTGGCTGGTCACCGTTGCCGGGGTCCTGCTGGCAGCGTGCGTTGCCTTCGGTCACTACACCGCAATTGTTGTGGCTGTTTGCCTGCGAAAGTCTGCATTCGCATTGCGCGACGTTGCCCGCGGCGATCTTTGTTCTGTTGGCGAAAAGATGCAGAAGAACGCCATCGAGACGACACACCAGGCCACGCTGGCCAGCGGCGCCGCGGAAGAGGTCAGCACTAACGCTCAGGCTTTGGCAACGGCCGTTGAGCAGTTCAACAGTAGTATTAAAGAAATCTCCGGCAATACGTCCAATGCCGCCTCCGTTGCAGGTGCTGCAGTGGAAGCGGCCAATCGTACCAACGCCACTGTCACCAAGCTGGGTGAAAGCAGTGCGGAGATTGGGAACGTTATCAAAGTCATCAACTCCATCGCAGAACAGACAAATCTGCTTGCCTTAAACGCCACCATTGAAGCCGCGCGAGCAGGTGAAGCAGGGAAGGGATTCGCTGTCGTCGCAAATGAAGTGAAAGAACTTGCGAAGCAGACAAGTGAAGCGACTGAAGACATCATTCGCAAAATCGCCATGATCCAGGACGATACACACCACGCAGTGCAGGCGATTGGTCAGGTCACAGGTATTATCAGGCAGATTAGTGAAACCCAGAACGCAATCGCGAGTGCCGTGGAAGAGCAGTCAGCCATGACTGGAGAAATCAGCCGAAACATCTCGGAAGTTGCTTCAGGAAGTGGCGAAATTGCACACAACATTACCCGTGTTGCCGCGGCTGCTGAATCAACATCTACCGGCACTACGGAAACACTCAGGGCTGCCAGTGAGATCGAATCAATGGCAGATGACCTTCTTGAGCTTGTTGGTGAAATCAGTGCGAAGATAAACCGCTCGCACGATTACCACGCTGCAAAACAAAGGTCGATCAGTAACAGCAATACGAGCAGATCGAAGTCGGGTGCGAACCAGTTCTTCTCGCTGGATTAGTACGATCCTGGTCACCGCGTTATGGCGACTGTTGCGAATTGCGGAGACCCGGAATTTGAAGTGCTGTCACCTTCGGCTTTGGAGAAACGCAAGAGATGTCCGTCGGCGACAATCTCAGCCAGGCAAATCCTTTGTCGCGCACCCAGCAAACTTCTGTTCCCGGACGAAAATTGACCACATCTCAAGACAGCTGATCGAATTCATTCTGTCGACCTCGTTGCCTGATAGCATCACAGACACCGCGGGCCGCTGATCGCAACGAAAGATTCAGTTGGCAACCAGAAAATGACTACTACAGGACCATGAAATGCTAGCTATATTCAAAAGTCAGACGGCGGCAGGTCGACTCTATCGCCTGACAGCGGCACTCATCGCATTGATGCTGGTCAATATATTCTACCTGGCCAATGTTAGTCGGTCCCTTCTGGTTAATGGTGAGCACTATCAATCGATCATCGAAGGGAAAGATGTTTTCGCGGATATACTTCCACCACCCGAGTTCATCGTTGAGTCGAATCTGATCGTTCACGAAATGCTCATAGCACAGGAGTCTGATAACACGGAGCAGTTCCTGCGGCTGAAGGGCGAGTTGGCAGAGCGTCAGTCAGAATACTTTGATCGACACAACTACTGGAGTGAAAACCTGACGATAAGTGACCGGGATGTTCAGGATGGGCTCCTGCGTGACTCGTTTGATCCCGCAAGACGGTTTTATGAAACTGTTGAGAATGAACTGCTTCCGGCTCTTGAAAAAAAGGATCTTGCAAGGAGTCGGGAACTTCTGGCCGGAAGCGTTGACGCTTTGTACCAGACTCACCGCATCGCTATTGCCAAACTCGCCAAGACTCTGGAACTGAAGCACGAAGCCGTCGAAAGCAAAGTGTCAAGTTTATTGAGTGGTGTTTATACGATTTCAATTACAATCGTCTGCCTCACTGTGATTCTGGCGGTCTATATGACACGCCGAATGGTGACTGGCACGCTGAATCCGATTCTGAATACGGGCTCCTTCGTTTCGCGGCAGGCCCATGAACTGGCTGATACTGCTGTCTGCATATCAGGAGCAGTTCATCAACTGGAATCGAGTATCCGGGAGATCTCCTGCAATGCATCGGAGGCGGTTTCCATCACTCACCGCGCATCTGACTCTGTTGGTGAAACCAGCAAGGTCCTGAATAACCTCGGCTCCAGCACGACCGAAATCGGGGATGTTGTTCAGGTCATTCAGCAAATCACTCACCAGACGAACCTGCTTGCATTGAACGCAACTATCGAGGCTGCAAGGGCCGGTGAAGCGGGTAGAGGGTTTGCAGTCGTGGCAACAGAAGTCAAGGAACTTGCACAACAGACGAGCGAAGCGGCTCATTCTATCGTGCGCCATATCGAAACGATACAGGCAGAATCCATGGCAGCGATTACGGCTGTTGAACTGGTCGACGAGGTGATGCGTTCGATTCGCGACAGCCAGTCCGCAATCGCAGGTGCTGTTGAGCAGCAGTCTGCCATGACCGCCGACTTAGGCCGGACGGTTTCTCAGGTGGCCTCCAGCAGCAATAAAATTGCGACAACGGGCGAAGCATTACAGTCTCAGGGACTTCTGGCAGTTTGCTGATACCTTTCTGCCGCGTCAGCCGGATTCAAACTGCGAATGAATTGACTCCATTTCGAAACTGTAATTTGCGGTACGCAGTCTGCGGGAATCTCGTGAACTCAGTTTCGAAACTAGCTCGGCGGATCGGGTATTCACCCGGTGTTGCAGGCCATCAGCCTGTTGAAGAACGGGACTGACTCGAGCAGGAGACTCTGAAACACGACGGTTTCCAGTCGTCCCGCGTGCCTGTCCCGGTTTTTCAACGGACAACTATCGGCTCGCTGACGAACTCCCCGAAGGTCAATCTGACGCGTCAGTGAGGCGAGCTTTCACCGGGGAGTGCTGGCTCTCCGGATGCTTTTTTCAACAAGCTCTCCTCGATGATGCCGGTGCGAGATCCTCGGCGAGATCAAATTTACAGCCGTCCGGCGTGGCTGTCCCGATTCTTCATCGGACAGCTAAAGGTTCACGCACAGAAGTGTCGGGTTTTTACTTACATGATCCTGTGTATTCCTGATGCCAAATGAGAACAAACGAGACTATTTATGCTACTTTTTAACGCTCTCAACTAGTGTATTGAGCTAAGTAATAGTAGTGAAGGACGTAGGTCAATAGCTAGATATTCCTGGTGCGGGTTGTGATTCAGAGGCCAGGAACGCACTGCATAACAGAGACTCAATTCATCCACGAAGTTCTTTAGGCTTTCGTCACTTCGCTTGCATGGTTTGCCTGCGTTGGCTATGGCGAATATCGACTGATTACGAAGGACACATATATGCATGCCCTGATTATTGATGACTCCCGGGCAATGAGACGAATTCTTCGGCAGATCGTAGAACCGCTTGGTTTCAGTATTGTCGAAGCCGGAGACGGTGCAGAGGGGCTGGCTGTGCTCCGGGGATACGCAGACATTGAAGTCACTCTTGTCGACTGGAATATGCCAGTCATGAATGGTCTCGATTTCGTCAAAGCTGTCAGGGCTGACAGCGGCTGGCGGGATATGAAACTGGTCATGGTGACAACGGAAACGGAACCCGGGCAAATGGCCAGAGCACTGATGGCGGGTGTCGACGAGTTTGTAATGAAGCCATTCACCTCGGACATACTTCTGGACAAACTCCGGCTGATTGGGGTTTCCGGGGTTCAGGTTACCAAATAACTCGACAAATGAAGGGTTTTGAAATCGGGAGTTTACGATGAAATCCGGCAGTACCGTGGAGGAACCAGTCATTGCAGAGACTCTGCGGGAGCTGATTCGCGAGAAAACCAGTGATCTGCGAATGCTGCCGGACAACGCGCTACTTGCTCTGGATATCGTCAATCGGCCCGACTGTGACATTTCTGAGTTCAGTGCTGTCATCGAACGCGATATGAAACTGGCATCGGATGTTCTTGCGATGGCAAATTCTGTTGCGTTCTGCCGCGGGCAGAAAGTGTCAAGCCTTCGCATGTCGGTCGTGAGACTTGGCTTCAGGCAGTGTAGAAACCTTATCGTGAGCACGAGTTTGTCGTCGCTGATGAAGAGTATTTCGCTGAAGGATCAGTGGACGCGAAGTGCTCTGTGGAGACACAGCCTGTTAACCGGGGTGGTTGCGATAAATATCAACAGGACTCTGTGCGTCGGGTTTCAGGGAGAAGAGTTTGCCGCCGGGTTGATCCATGATTTTGGTCGATTGCTGTTCGCCATCAGTTTACCCGATCGGTTCAGCATTATTGACCCGCTGGAGTTTGATGAATCTGAAGATGTCGTCCACAAAGAGAATCAGTCGACCGGATCGAATCACTGTGATCTGGGTGCCTGGTTTGCGCGAGGATGCCATCTTCCGAGTGAACTGGTTGACGCAATTCAGTTCCACCATACACCGTCGGACGCGGTGCGAAATAAACGACTGGTTGCACTGACGGCGGCGTGTGATCACCTCGCAAATCATATCCAGAGGCTGGGCGGGCCGGATGGCTATGACTTCCGGCAGAACAGTGCTCTTCTGGTGCTGGAGTCTTGTGGTGTTGCCGATGCTGCTGAGCGGTTGTTGCAGTCATCTGAAGAGCTGATGGAAACAATCATGTGTGATGCCCTGACAATGGGTGCACTCTGATGCAGTCGGTTTCAGTTGTCTACGGATTAATGGGTGATGTTATTCACTGGGTGCGGCGCACCTATGGAGATTTCTGATGTCAAGATTCATTCGGGTTCTGCTTGCAGATGACTCGACGGTCACGCGGCGGATACTGATGGAAGCGATCTCCGGCGAAAGCGATATGGAAGTAGTCGGTGCTGCTCAAAACGGTGAAGAAGCTGTCGCTCTTTTCAATGCTCACAAGCCGGACGTCGCTCTGTTCGACGTGGATATGCCGAAACTCAATGGAATTGAGGCATTGAAAGCGATTCGGATGACGTGTCAGTCTGTTCCAGTCATCATGTTCAGTACGTTGACAGTCAGGGGGGGCGAAGCGACTCTGGACGCCCTTGCTTCCGGGGCGTCAGATTATGTCGCGAAACCCACAGGTGTCGGGCACGTCGACAAGGCAATGGAGTATCTACGGAGCGACGTGATTCCAAAATTGCGACAGTGGGGCAAGGTCTACAAATCAAAGCGTGAAAGTGCCCCGTCAGCGCCAGTGTCTTCTGCCGCTTCAAGGCCGTCAGCTGCCGTGGCGATTCGCCCGGCTCGGTTATCTGACGGGCGACCACCGATCAAAACGTCGGGAAAGAAGAGGAACGGTCCAATTCATGTTCTGGCCATCGGTGCGTCAACCGGTGGGCCGAATGCACTGGCAGAAATCGTTGCAAAGCTTCCTGCTGATCTGGGCGTGCCGGTCCTGATCACCCAACATATGCCACCGTTATTTACGCAGCTTCTGGCTGAACGCCTGGACCGTTGCTCCGGCCTGACTGTCCGCGAAGGATATGACGGAGCTGTCGTCAAACCCGGCCAGGCGTGGGTTGCTCCCGGCGACCATCATATGGTTGTCGCACGCGCACCCAGTGGGGTTGTCCTCAGGCTGAATCAGGCAGCGCCGGAGAATTCGTGTCGACCGGCAGTTGATGTCATGTTTCGTTCCGTCGCTCAGGTGTATGCCGGAAATTCGCTGGCCGTTGTGCTCACAGGTATGGGCAAAGACGGCGCCGCGGGATGTCTGCAGCTGAGCAACGCGGGTGGTGGGGTCATTGTTCAGGACGAAGATACATCCATCGTCTGGGGTATGCCCCGCGCAGTGGCTGAGGCTGGAGTCGCAGACGCTGTGCTTCCTCTTGGCGAAATTGCACGGGCAATTGTAAGTCGTATTCGTGGCTCATCGCCGTTGCTTGCATCTGCGGCGGGTGCTTAGCAGATATTAAGTATACCTATATCGACTGGTTACAAGACCTGATTAAACACGGAATGCCCTGATTTCCGGTACAGAGAACAGTCGGAGATTCTTCTGTAGTGCCAACCAAAACGATGCTGCACTTTGTGCTTGCTGCAATACTGGATTGATACCATGCCTTTGGCTCCACCAGATATCAGTTTCCTGAAATCTCTGATTGAGGAGAAATCCGGAAACATCATTTCAAACAATCAGGACTATCTTCTTGAATCAAGACTTGCCCCTGTTGCTCGAGACATCGGGCTGAACGATATCGAAGGCCTTGTCGCGGAACTGCGAAGGCGGCCTTCAGGCTTGTTGCACGATAGAGTCGCCGAGGCGATGACGATCAACGAAACGAGCTTCTTTCGTGATATGCTTCCGTTTGAAGCATTGCGTTCGGAAGTTCTTCCCCGCCTCATTCGGCAACGGTCTGTGTCAAGAAAACTCAACCTCTGGAGTGGAGCCTCGTCCAGTGGGCAGGAAGCCTACAGCCTTGCAATTTCTATTCGTGAACACTTCAACGAGCTGGCATCCTGGGATATCCGTATACAGGCGACTGATTTATCGGAGCAAATGGTTCAGAGGACACGTGAAGGGATATATAGCCAGTTTGAAGTGAATCGTGGATTGCCGTCTCACTATTTGTTGAAGTACTTTAAACGGAATGGAACCCAATGGCAGGTGAAAGAAAATCTGCGTGAGATGGTTGATGCCCGGAAAATGAATCTTGCGTCGGCGTGGCCGAGTACAGTTCAGTTTGATGTAATCTTTCTCAGGAACGTTCTGATCTACTTCGATCAGAAATCAAAAGAACGGATTCTCACTCGTATCCATCGGGCCCTGCGCCCGGATGGTTATTTATTTCTGGGTGGTGGCGAAACGTTGATCACTTTGAACATTCCGTTCGTGCGTGAATCTGTAGGTAAGACCGTCTGCTTCAGACCGGTCACAGCTTAGGACCCAATCCTTATGTCGATCGATGCTCATACTTTGCAGCAGGTGGTCAATGACGTCTGCGCAGGCATGCTGGGCCTGTCAATGGAGCCAGCAGAGGCTGTTTCATGCGATGAGGCAGATGCGCTGTCTGCTGTCATCCGAATCTCGGGTGGCTGGAACTCCCTGGTTCAGGTCCTTACTCCGATGACAACGGCCCGCGTCATTGCATCCCGGATGTTTGCCACAGATGAATCGGACCTGACAGAAGCAGATATCCTGGATGCGGTGGGAGAAATCGTAAACATGGTTGGCGGGAATCTGAAAGGAATCGTGGAAGTCGATTCAAGTCTTTCCCTTCCATGTGTTGGGCAGGCAACCGGCGAAGCGCCGTTCGGTGATGACTTTGAAGGTATCTCAGTCACGAATCGGTGCGAAGGAGATTCCCTCGTCGTTCGACTTCTGGATCCGACAGCCGTTGGCTAGTCGCCGTCCGGACCGGGATCACACTCTGTTTTTTAAACACTTAGTTCACAAAACCCGCGAATCAGCCGGGCCATTTTGGGGGGAGTCAGGGGTATGAAAATTCTTGTCGTGGATGACAGTAAAGCAATGCGAATGATCGTGATCCGTACATTGAAGCAGACTGCTTTGGGTACGTTCCAGACTCTGGAAGCAAACAACGGTGCAGAGGCGCTTGCTGTGATTGCTGAGCACAAACCAGATCTGGTTCTTTCGGACTGGAATATGCCGGAAATGAAAGGCATTGACCTGCTGAAGAGCCTTCGGTCATCAGGTAACACAACAACGTTCGGCTTCATCACATCTGAAAGCAGTGCTGAAGTCCGGAAAGAAGCGGAAGACGCCGGCGCATCCTTTCTGGTCACCAAGCCTTTCACACCAAACTCATTCGAAGCGGCGATTAGTCCGGTTCTCGCGTAGAGATTCTTTCGGCTGCATCCCACGCATTTGTTTTCGAAGAACTGAGGTTATTCCATGTCTGACAACATCATTCCTACACTTGATTCCGTTGAAAAAATGCTTCAGTGCCTGCTTGGCGAGAGCGTTCAGGCGAAGTCAGCACCGGAGGGTCCGGATTTGTCAAAGCCCTACGTCCTGGCTCAGTACGCCGACGAAGCGGGTAATGTTCGACGGGTTGTGCTGTGTGACTTGTCACTTGCCAATTCCATCGGAGCGGCATTTTCTATGATTCCCGCAGCAGTGGCAGCAGATGCCACAAAGGCCGGAAACGTTGCGGACAATATCAAGGTGAATCTGCACGAAGTGCTTAACGTTTGCGTGAACTTATTCACGGAGAATTCGAAGGAACGACTCACGTTAAGCAATGTGGAGGTGCACTCATCACCAGATGCGACCCCGGCACTCTCCACGTCGGCGCCATTCACTGTGAATGTGCCTCGATACGCAAATGGAACTATGCTTGCCGGAGCACTGTGAGCCAGTTGACTGATTTTGGCAGCAGAACGCCGGCAGTTTGCCGAACTTCTGCTGTGTGAATTTCGGGCAAAGCGTTGAGAAGCCGCTGGATATGAATTCAGACAGCTTTGCCCGAGTTCATCCGGAGAATGTAAGACGCACCTGGTAACAGTTTCATTACCAGGCTGGACGTTGGTTTCTCTCTCTCAGTGGATACTGAGCCGGGACATCCCGGCTTGCTGGCTGGTGAAATCTGTGCCGGGCCAGGACGCTCTGTCAGGCAGCGTTTTTGTCGCGTTGTCTTGACACAAGTTCTGCAGCTGAGAATTCCTGAGTCTCGCAATACGGGCACTGCGCGGAATAAACGACTCGCGCACACGTTGGACACTCCCGCGGTCCGACGGTAATGACCGCTTCTCTGACGGCAAGCCGTCGGCCGATTCGATAAAAGAGCACACTGACAAGCAATGCCATGATACAGGACAATCCGCTGAAGAAGTAATTCAGCAGCGCAAAGTCGATGGCAGCGGCGCAAACAAGGCAGATGGCCATTGCACCCAGAAAAGTTTTTTTCCGCGGGGTTGCGTCGGTTTGGCTGTAACGGGTACTCAGATTCGCCAGT is a window encoding:
- a CDS encoding methyl-accepting chemotaxis protein gives rise to the protein MFTRRLSLTARIYVLTGIFTVCMVANAAWSYRTTNRIRIGGDEYSKVSDMKDLLADILPPTHYLIESYVGAFELLHSLEDVESDDILNSKIRRIEELESEFDARNDHWLETLAESETRDLLCGPTTTTAREFYSICRSSLLPAARKRDTGAVESVFYKQLKPAFESHRNAVETLVTSAQRNSDALEASAMTLVSSATFWLVTVAGVLLAACVAFGHYTAIVVAVCLRKSAFALRDVARGDLCSVGEKMQKNAIETTHQATLASGAAEEVSTNAQALATAVEQFNSSIKEISGNTSNAASVAGAAVEAANRTNATVTKLGESSAEIGNVIKVINSIAEQTNLLALNATIEAARAGEAGKGFAVVANEVKELAKQTSEATEDIIRKIAMIQDDTHHAVQAIGQVTGIIRQISETQNAIASAVEEQSAMTGEISRNISEVASGSGEIAHNITRVAAAAESTSTGTTETLRAASEIESMADDLLELVGEISAKINRSHDYHAAKQRSISNSNTSRSKSGANQFFSLD
- a CDS encoding methyl-accepting chemotaxis protein, producing the protein MLAIFKSQTAAGRLYRLTAALIALMLVNIFYLANVSRSLLVNGEHYQSIIEGKDVFADILPPPEFIVESNLIVHEMLIAQESDNTEQFLRLKGELAERQSEYFDRHNYWSENLTISDRDVQDGLLRDSFDPARRFYETVENELLPALEKKDLARSRELLAGSVDALYQTHRIAIAKLAKTLELKHEAVESKVSSLLSGVYTISITIVCLTVILAVYMTRRMVTGTLNPILNTGSFVSRQAHELADTAVCISGAVHQLESSIREISCNASEAVSITHRASDSVGETSKVLNNLGSSTTEIGDVVQVIQQITHQTNLLALNATIEAARAGEAGRGFAVVATEVKELAQQTSEAAHSIVRHIETIQAESMAAITAVELVDEVMRSIRDSQSAIAGAVEQQSAMTADLGRTVSQVASSSNKIATTGEALQSQGLLAVC
- a CDS encoding response regulator, whose translation is MHALIIDDSRAMRRILRQIVEPLGFSIVEAGDGAEGLAVLRGYADIEVTLVDWNMPVMNGLDFVKAVRADSGWRDMKLVMVTTETEPGQMARALMAGVDEFVMKPFTSDILLDKLRLIGVSGVQVTK
- a CDS encoding HDOD domain-containing protein; translated protein: MKSGSTVEEPVIAETLRELIREKTSDLRMLPDNALLALDIVNRPDCDISEFSAVIERDMKLASDVLAMANSVAFCRGQKVSSLRMSVVRLGFRQCRNLIVSTSLSSLMKSISLKDQWTRSALWRHSLLTGVVAININRTLCVGFQGEEFAAGLIHDFGRLLFAISLPDRFSIIDPLEFDESEDVVHKENQSTGSNHCDLGAWFARGCHLPSELVDAIQFHHTPSDAVRNKRLVALTAACDHLANHIQRLGGPDGYDFRQNSALLVLESCGVADAAERLLQSSEELMETIMCDALTMGAL
- a CDS encoding chemotaxis response regulator protein-glutamate methylesterase codes for the protein MSRFIRVLLADDSTVTRRILMEAISGESDMEVVGAAQNGEEAVALFNAHKPDVALFDVDMPKLNGIEALKAIRMTCQSVPVIMFSTLTVRGGEATLDALASGASDYVAKPTGVGHVDKAMEYLRSDVIPKLRQWGKVYKSKRESAPSAPVSSAASRPSAAVAIRPARLSDGRPPIKTSGKKRNGPIHVLAIGASTGGPNALAEIVAKLPADLGVPVLITQHMPPLFTQLLAERLDRCSGLTVREGYDGAVVKPGQAWVAPGDHHMVVARAPSGVVLRLNQAAPENSCRPAVDVMFRSVAQVYAGNSLAVVLTGMGKDGAAGCLQLSNAGGGVIVQDEDTSIVWGMPRAVAEAGVADAVLPLGEIARAIVSRIRGSSPLLASAAGA
- a CDS encoding protein-glutamate O-methyltransferase CheR, translated to MPLAPPDISFLKSLIEEKSGNIISNNQDYLLESRLAPVARDIGLNDIEGLVAELRRRPSGLLHDRVAEAMTINETSFFRDMLPFEALRSEVLPRLIRQRSVSRKLNLWSGASSSGQEAYSLAISIREHFNELASWDIRIQATDLSEQMVQRTREGIYSQFEVNRGLPSHYLLKYFKRNGTQWQVKENLREMVDARKMNLASAWPSTVQFDVIFLRNVLIYFDQKSKERILTRIHRALRPDGYLFLGGGETLITLNIPFVRESVGKTVCFRPVTA
- a CDS encoding chemotaxis protein CheX, with the translated sequence MSIDAHTLQQVVNDVCAGMLGLSMEPAEAVSCDEADALSAVIRISGGWNSLVQVLTPMTTARVIASRMFATDESDLTEADILDAVGEIVNMVGGNLKGIVEVDSSLSLPCVGQATGEAPFGDDFEGISVTNRCEGDSLVVRLLDPTAVG
- a CDS encoding response regulator, whose product is MKILVVDDSKAMRMIVIRTLKQTALGTFQTLEANNGAEALAVIAEHKPDLVLSDWNMPEMKGIDLLKSLRSSGNTTTFGFITSESSAEVRKEAEDAGASFLVTKPFTPNSFEAAISPVLA